The DNA segment AGACCTTGTTCATGCGCCCTCCTGATAACGGAAACGGGGTGAAGGCCCGTCGAAGGCCCTCACCCCGCCCCTCTCCCCGTGGGGAGAGGGTGGACTACCGCTCCACCATCAGCGCGATGCCCTCGCCGCCGCCGATGCACAGCGACGCGACGCCCCGCTTCTTGCCCTGGTCCTTCATCGTCTGCAGCAGCGTCACCAGCACGCGCGCGCCCGAGGCGCCGATCGGGTGGCCCAGCACCACGCCGCCGCCGCGCACGTTCACCTTCGACGGATCCAACCCGAGGATGCGGTTGTTGGCGATGGACACCACCGCGAACGCCTCGTTGATCTCCCACAGGTCCACGTCCGCCGCCTTCACGCCCTTCTTCGTCAGGAGCGTGTTGATGGCGTCCGCCGGAGCGATGGTGAACTCCACGGGCTTGCGCGCCGCCTGCGCGTAGCCGCTGATGCGGCCGAGGATGGTCTTCCCCTCCGCCTTCGCCCGCTCCTCGCTCATCAGCACCAGCGCCGCGGCGCCGTCGTTGATGGAGGACGCGTTGGCGGCCGTCACCGTGCCGTCCTTCTTGAACACGGGCTTCAGGCCCGGGATCTTGTCCGGCTTGGCATTGCGAGGACCCTCGTCCTCGGACACCGTCGTCTCCTCACCCGGCTTCTTGCCGGGGATGACGACAGGGACGATCTCCGCGGCGAACAGGCCCTCCTTCTGGGACTGGATGGCGCGGCGGGTGGACTCCAGCGCGAACTCGTCCTGCTGCGCGCGGCTGATGTTCTGCGACGTGGCGCACTCCTCGGCGCAGTTGCCCATGTGGACGTTGCCGTACACGTCCCAGAGGCCGTCGTGGATCATCGCGTCCTTGAACTCCACGTTCCCCATGCGCGCGCCGCCACGCATCGTGTGGCTGATGTACGGCGCGTTGCTCATGGACTCCATGCCGCCCACGACGACGACGTCCGCCTCGCCCAGCGCAATCGCCTGCGCGCCCGCGATGACGGCCTTCAGGCCGGAGCCACAGACCTTGTTGAGCGTGGTGGCGGGAACTCCCTCGGGCAGGCCGGCGAACAGCGTGGCCTGACGGGCGGGCGCCTGGCCGACACCGGCCTGGAGCACGTTGCCCATGATGACCTCCTGCACGGCCTCAGGCTTCACGCCCGCGCGCTCCAGCGCGGCCTTGATGGCCACAGCGCCCAGCTGCGGAGCCGTCAGCTTGGAGAGCGCCCCCTGGAAGGAGCCGATGGGGGTACGGGCCGCGCCCACGATGACGACTTCACGAGCCATGAATCTGTCTCCCTTGAGGATGTACGGATGTCCTTCGATAACAGCGGCGCTCGCCCTTATCACCGGGCGTTCCCCGGAGTTCAAGCGTCCTCGCTCGCCGTCCGGACAGGAGCGTCCTCTGTCCACGACGCAACGCGAAATCCCACCCAACCCCTCGGACTTCCTCTCGCTTTCGTCACGCCCGCCGCCCGACCGGTCGGAAGCCCAGCCCCTCTCCGAATCGTATTTGACCCATAGGTACAAAACCCATTAGACGACGCCTCATGGCGAGACCGAGGAAGTTCCAGGCCGAGGCGGCGGTGGCGAAGGCGATGGAGGTCTTCTGGGAGAAGGGCTACGCGGCGGCGTCGCCCCAGGAGCTGGGCGAGCGGATGGGCCTGGGGCGGGGCAGCCTCTACAACGCCTTCGAGAGCAAGCAGGGCCTCTTCGATCGCGTGCTGCGCCACTACCACGCGCACGAGGCGCCCCGGCTGCTCGCGCTGCTGTCCCGGCCGGGCCCCGTGAAGGAGCGGCTGCGGGCGTTGTTCCTCGCCGTCATCGAGCTGGACGTCTCGGACCCGGACCGCAAGGGCTGTCTGGCCATCAACACCACGGTGGAGCTGGCCTCGCGGGACAGCGTCGCGGCCGAGCTGGCCTCGCGCATGTTCGAGCAGACGGAGGCGGCGTTCCTCGCGCTCCTCGAGGAGGGCCAGCGCACGGGCCAGGTCGACGCCACCCTGGATGCCCGGGCGCTCGCGAGCTTCCTGCTCAACAACCTCACCGGCCTGCGCGTGCTGGCCAAGACGGCCGAGGACGCAGGCCGTCTCACCCCCATCATCGATGTCGTCCTGAGGTCTTTCTGATCATGCGTGTCGCCACCTCCCTCCTCCCCTCGCTGTTCGTGCTGTCCCTCGGAGGCGCCTGCGCGCGCCATGTCCCGGCTCCCGCGCAGGCCCCGTCGGAGCTGCGCCTGTACGCGCTCGACTGCGGCCGCATCGACATCCCCGACATGGGCTTCTTCAAGGACGGCAGCCCACCCAATGGCCAGCCCGGCACCCTCCCCGTGTCCTGCTTCCTCATCCGCCACCCGAAGGGCGCGCTGCTCTGGGACACGGGCCTGGATGACGCCATCTCCAAGAGCCCGGACGGCGTGACGGACGCGGTGGGCATGCGCGTGCATGTCCAGCGGGGACTCCAGGCGCAGCTCGCCCAGCTCGGCCTGAAGCCCTCGGACGTGACGTACGTGGGCTTCTCCCATCTGCACGCGGACCACGCGGGCAACGCCAATGCCTTCCCTGGCGCCACCTGGCTCGTGCAGCGCAAGGAGCTGGCGTGGGCCAACGCGACGCCGACGCCGCTGGGCGTGGACGCGACGAAGTTCTCCGCGTGGCGCGAGGCGAAGGTGGAGTCGCTCGACGGCGAGCACGACGTCTTCGGCGACGGCCGCGTGCGCATCCTCTCCACGCCGGGCCATACGCCGGGGCACCAGTCGCTGAGGGTGACGCTGCCGAAGTCCGGGACGCTCGTGCTGTCCGGAGACCTCTGCCACACGCGCGAGAACTGGGAGCGCCACGGCGTGCCCGGCTTCAACACCAGCCGCGAGGAGACGCTCGCGTCCATCGGCCAGGTGGAGGCGCTGCTCACGCACTCGCACGGGCGCTTCATCATCCAGCACGCCACCGAGGACCTGCGCGCGCTGCCCGCGTTCCCCGGCTACCTCGAGTAGGCGCGTCCCTGGAACGGCAACGGCCGGGCCCCCTCGCGGGAACCCGGCCGTCTCGCCGTGAAGCGGCTGGCTGACTACTTCTTGGTCAGCTTGCCCATCACGTCGCCGAGGCGCGCCTTGGAGCCTTCCGCCTGCTTGCGGAGGTACTCGCGGTAGTCCTCGCCCTCGCCGATGAGCGCCTTGATCGACAGCGCGACCTTCCGGTCCGGCGTGTTGATGTCGATGATCTTCACCTCGACATCCTGGTTCTCCTGCACCACGTCACGCGGGTTCTCGACACGCTCCTCCTTCAGCTCGGAGACGTGGACGAGGCCCTCGATGCCCGGCTCGATCTCCACGAACGCGCCGAAGTCGGTGACCTTGGTGACCTTGCCCTTCACGCGGCTGCCGACAGGCAGGCGCTCGGACAGCGTCTCCCAGGGGTCCGGCTGGAGCTGCTTGATGCCCAGGCTGAAGCGCTCGTTCTCGACGTCGATGTTGAGGACCACCGCCTCGACCTCGTCGCCCTTCTTGAACATCTCGCCCGGGTGCTTGATGCGCTGGGTCCAGGAGATGTCGGACACGTGCACCAGGCCGTCCACGCCCTCCTCGACGCCGACGAACACGCCGAAGTCGGTGACGTTGCGGATCTGACCCTTGATGACGGAGCCGATCGGGTACTTGTCCTCGAGCAGCGTCCAGGGGTTCTGCTCGATCTGCTTCATGCCCAGCGCGATGCGCTTGGCCTTCGGATCGATGTCCAGGACGACGGCCTCCACCTCCTGGCCGACCTCCAGGATCTTGGACGGGTGCTTGAGGCGCTTGGTCCAGGACATCTCGGACACGTGCACCAGACCCTCGACGCCCTGCTCGATCTCGATGAACGCGCCGTAGTCCGTGATGGACACGACCTTGCCCTTGACGCGCGTGCCGACCGGGTACTTCTCGTCGGCGCGGTGCCACGGGTCCTCCTGGATCTGCTTCAGGCCCAGGCTGACGCGCT comes from the Myxococcus fulvus genome and includes:
- a CDS encoding thiolase family protein, which translates into the protein MAREVVIVGAARTPIGSFQGALSKLTAPQLGAVAIKAALERAGVKPEAVQEVIMGNVLQAGVGQAPARQATLFAGLPEGVPATTLNKVCGSGLKAVIAGAQAIALGEADVVVVGGMESMSNAPYISHTMRGGARMGNVEFKDAMIHDGLWDVYGNVHMGNCAEECATSQNISRAQQDEFALESTRRAIQSQKEGLFAAEIVPVVIPGKKPGEETTVSEDEGPRNAKPDKIPGLKPVFKKDGTVTAANASSINDGAAALVLMSEERAKAEGKTILGRISGYAQAARKPVEFTIAPADAINTLLTKKGVKAADVDLWEINEAFAVVSIANNRILGLDPSKVNVRGGGVVLGHPIGASGARVLVTLLQTMKDQGKKRGVASLCIGGGEGIALMVER
- a CDS encoding TetR/AcrR family transcriptional regulator; translation: MARPRKFQAEAAVAKAMEVFWEKGYAAASPQELGERMGLGRGSLYNAFESKQGLFDRVLRHYHAHEAPRLLALLSRPGPVKERLRALFLAVIELDVSDPDRKGCLAINTTVELASRDSVAAELASRMFEQTEAAFLALLEEGQRTGQVDATLDARALASFLLNNLTGLRVLAKTAEDAGRLTPIIDVVLRSF
- a CDS encoding N-acyl homoserine lactonase family protein, which gives rise to MRVATSLLPSLFVLSLGGACARHVPAPAQAPSELRLYALDCGRIDIPDMGFFKDGSPPNGQPGTLPVSCFLIRHPKGALLWDTGLDDAISKSPDGVTDAVGMRVHVQRGLQAQLAQLGLKPSDVTYVGFSHLHADHAGNANAFPGATWLVQRKELAWANATPTPLGVDATKFSAWREAKVESLDGEHDVFGDGRVRILSTPGHTPGHQSLRVTLPKSGTLVLSGDLCHTRENWERHGVPGFNTSREETLASIGQVEALLTHSHGRFIIQHATEDLRALPAFPGYLE
- a CDS encoding 30S ribosomal protein S1 — protein: MQQNVNQQIETDAGDENFAAMFEESLKQRGGDGILKEGEIVKGTVVQVTKDFAIVDIGYKSEGQVPISEFTSPRGEISVKAGDPVEVLLESRENDTGMVVLSKEKADKMRIWDEISAACERDEIVKGTIVGRVKGGLSVDIGVKAFLPGSQVDIRPVRNLDQYISKEFEFKVIKFNKKRGNIVLSRRVLLEKQREEMKKETLKNLKEGAVLKGVVKNLTDYGAFIDLGGIDGLLHITDMSWGRIGHPSEMFNVGDEVRVVVLKFDPTQERVSLGLKQIQEDPWHRADEKYPVGTRVKGKVVSITDYGAFIEIEQGVEGLVHVSEMSWTKRLKHPSKILEVGQEVEAVVLDIDPKAKRIALGMKQIEQNPWTLLEDKYPIGSVIKGQIRNVTDFGVFVGVEEGVDGLVHVSDISWTQRIKHPGEMFKKGDEVEAVVLNIDVENERFSLGIKQLQPDPWETLSERLPVGSRVKGKVTKVTDFGAFVEIEPGIEGLVHVSELKEERVENPRDVVQENQDVEVKIIDINTPDRKVALSIKALIGEGEDYREYLRKQAEGSKARLGDVMGKLTKK